A region of Argentina anserina chromosome 5, drPotAnse1.1, whole genome shotgun sequence DNA encodes the following proteins:
- the LOC126794424 gene encoding uncharacterized protein LOC126794424 isoform X2, whose product MAKGSRGRRRFVSRQYRSAPYTLCSNQDIFEDLYPKKFSKNLEKKDWEDATCSVCMEYPHNAVLLLCSSHDKGCRPYMCGTSFRHSNCLDQYKKAYTKIVSCDHAQSLHGSDTNLIVIPDSGLPVEKCEVTELACPLCRGQVKGWTVLEPAREYLDAKQRSCMQENCSFVGNYKELRKHVKTDHPSARPREVDPIVEQKWRSLEHEREQDDVISTIQSSMPGAMFFGDYVIEGNSYGFDSDEEDGGFDADAAGRNAGLGLGLDVVLLWHAFGSSRRMRQHERAFHQASDGSVGIRHTTPIGGLNSSDEDDDNESNGDNDGGMSLVSRLHRHGRVLLGRSGRRRRRREANSEEQ is encoded by the coding sequence ATGGCAAAAGGTAGCAGGGGACGACGCAGGTTTGTTTCCCGACAGTACAGGTCAGCTCCATACACATTGTGCTCTAATCAAGATATCTTTGAGGATCTTTACCCTAAGAAATTCTCCAAAAATTTGGAGAAAAAGGACTGGGAAGATGCAACATGTTCTGTGTGCATGGAATACCCTCATAATGCCGTTCTTCTGCTATGTTCCTCTCATGACAAAGGCTGTCGTCCTTACATGTGTGGAACTAGTTTTCGACATTCCAACTGTCTTGACCAGTACAAGAAAGCTTATACAAAAATAGTGTCATGTGATCATGCACAATCATTGCATGGCTCTGACACTAATCTGATTGTTATCCCAGATTCTGGGTTGCCAGTTGAGAAATGTGAAGTCACAGAGCTTGCATGTCCCCTCTGTAGGGGCCAGGTGAAAGGCTGGACTGTTCTTGAGCCAGCACGAGAATATCTGGATGCAAAACAGAGAAGCTGCATGCAAGAAAACTGCTCATTTGTTGGAAACTACAAGGAGCTTAGGAAGCATGTTAAGACGGATCACCCGTCAGCCCGGCCACGGGAAGTGGATCCTATAGTTGAACAGAAATGGAGAAGCCTTGAACATGAGCGGGAACAGGATGATGTGATCAGCACAATACAGTCGTCCATGCCAGGGGCAATGTTTTTCGGAGATTATGTAATAGAAGGAAAtagttatggatttgattcgGATGAAGAGGATGGTGGGTTTGATGCAGATGCTGCAGGAAGGAATGCGGGGTTAGGGTTGGGTTTGGATGTGGTTCTTCTATGGCATGCATTTGGGTCCTCCAGACGGATGAGGCAGCATGAGAGGGCATTCCACCAGGCATCAGATGGTAGCGTTGGCATCAGACACACAACTCCTATAGGTGGTTTGAATTCCtctgatgaagatgatgacaaTGAGAGTAACGGTGATAATGATGGTGGCATGTCCTTGGTGAGCCGGCTCCATCGTCATGGCAGGGTCTTGTTGGGACGCTCTGGGAGGAGACGTAGGCGTAGAGAAGCAAATAGTGAGGAACAATAG